The Phormidium sp. PBR-2020 DNA segment AATCGATTGGATTTTAACCAGACTAAGACTTTTAAACGTTATGGCTCAAATACTCGATCCCTTACCGAAGGGCAGCTCTGACCCGATCCTTTGTTGCTATATCAACGCAACTAGCCAAATCCAAATCGCCCGCATCACCAACATTCAAAACTGGTATTTCGAGCGGGTTGTGTTTCCGGGACAGCGGCTTGTGTTTGAGGCTATGCCTCAGGCACAACTGGAAATTCACACAGGGATGATGGCCAGTGCCATTCTCTCTGACACAATTTCCTGCCAACGGCTAAAAGTGACCACTGAGCCTGAAACGGAATCCGAATCGGACCCCGAGGTCGACGGTGACAGCAATTCTACCGCAAAAGAGGACTTTCAGAATGTAAAGAATCATGAACCGATCCCTCGCTCAAGTCCTAGACCGGTGGGCGGCGATCACAAAGCCCCGGCCTTAGCCTCTGTGGACTAGGGAGTCCTTTGGGAGCCAGGGTCAGAATCGCCAAATCTAACCCCCCTAGGCGATCGCCCTCGCGACTCCCATCCCCATCTGGGGTCTCTCCCGTCTCAAGTCAGGGTAGGATCGGAATCGACATCGCAGTTTAGAAATTCCCGATTGTGGATCTTCCGTCCTTCCTCTGGTTATGGCGTTTTGCGGCTTGGTCCATGGGGCTATCCCTGACGGCCTATGGATTCTTAGCCATCAGTGGGCTGCTCCTGTGGGGCGATCGCCGTCATCAACGGCCCCGTCCCCCCTGGCTGGCCCCAGTTCACCGAGCCTTGGGCATCAGCCTCGTGGTTTTGGTGTTATTTCTGTTGGCCATCGGTCTGATTGGCACCCTGGGTCATTACGGGAGTCTGGGTCATTCTTGGCACCTCCCGGCCGGGCTGCTTGTGGTGCTGCTGGTCCTCATCTCCGCCTGGAGTGGCTGGCAAATTCACCCCAAACAGCCCCAAATGCGACAGATTCACGTCACCAGTAACCTACTTCTCGCCTTGGGCTTTCTGGCAGTATCGTGGAGTGGTTGGACTGTCGTGCAAAACTATCTGCCCCCCTGATCATGGCCTCCTCTGACCCCTCAATTTTTCGCATTTCCCCCTTAATTCGTATCACCCTCTTGGGCTTGTATCTGGCCCTAACCTTGCCCCTACCGGTTCTCGCCGAGGCCACGAACGCCCCCATCGCCCCGATATGGCTGTGGCTGGGCCTAGTTTTGGGCGGGCTGGCCCTCTATGGTGCCTTAAGTGAGCGAGTCCTACTCGATGAGGCGGGGATTCGGGTCACCTATCCCCGTTGGTTTGCCTGGCTATTCCGTAAAGGTTGGTTTTTACCCTGGGATAACGTTAAAGCCTTGAAACCCAAAACCACCGG contains these protein-coding regions:
- a CDS encoding DUF1830 domain-containing protein, translating into MAQILDPLPKGSSDPILCCYINATSQIQIARITNIQNWYFERVVFPGQRLVFEAMPQAQLEIHTGMMASAILSDTISCQRLKVTTEPETESESDPEVDGDSNSTAKEDFQNVKNHEPIPRSSPRPVGGDHKAPALASVD
- a CDS encoding DUF4079 family protein, with product MDLPSFLWLWRFAAWSMGLSLTAYGFLAISGLLLWGDRRHQRPRPPWLAPVHRALGISLVVLVLFLLAIGLIGTLGHYGSLGHSWHLPAGLLVVLLVLISAWSGWQIHPKQPQMRQIHVTSNLLLALGFLAVSWSGWTVVQNYLPP